One Candidatus Melainabacteria bacterium DNA segment encodes these proteins:
- the rplL gene encoding 50S ribosomal protein L7/L12: protein MATKTEKLLEDIASLTVLEAAELKKMMEDKFGVTAVAPVAVAAAASGTQAPVEEKDTFDVVLASSGDKKIEVLKVVREVTGLGLKEAKDLVDGAPKPLKTGIKKDEAETIKKKIEIAGGKVELK, encoded by the coding sequence ATGGCAACAAAAACAGAAAAGTTACTTGAGGATATAGCCTCACTTACAGTTCTTGAAGCAGCAGAACTGAAAAAAATGATGGAGGATAAATTTGGTGTTACAGCAGTTGCACCTGTTGCAGTAGCAGCAGCAGCTAGTGGAACACAGGCACCAGTTGAAGAAAAAGATACTTTTGATGTTGTTTTAGCAAGTTCAGGTGATAAGAAAATTGAAGTCTTAAAAGTAGTTAGAGAAGTCACTGGACTTGGTTTAAAAGAAGCAAAAGATCTTGTAGATGGTGCACCCAAACCATTAAAAACCGGGATTAAAAAAGACGAAGCTGAAACAATTAAAAAGAAAATTGAAATAGCTGGTGGCAAGGTAGAACTAAAATAG
- a CDS encoding 50S ribosomal protein L10: protein MKNLEIKKEIVSDLKQKIAKTALAVATDYRGFTVSEIAELRKKLKKNNADYKIAKNTLIKLAIKDTNLCEIENLLEGPTALLLGYGEPSACAKTLVGFIKEIEKGEIKGGILDGKLLTKNEIRTFANLPSKDILLSQIAGLLVANVSGIACVFENLIRDIALLTEEVAKKNIGGK, encoded by the coding sequence ATGAAAAATTTAGAAATTAAAAAAGAAATAGTTAGTGATCTAAAACAAAAAATTGCTAAAACAGCTTTAGCAGTTGCAACAGATTATAGAGGATTCACGGTTTCTGAAATTGCAGAACTTAGAAAGAAACTTAAAAAAAATAATGCTGATTACAAGATTGCAAAAAACACTTTAATTAAGCTCGCTATAAAGGATACTAACCTCTGTGAAATAGAAAATCTTTTAGAAGGTCCAACTGCACTTTTACTAGGTTATGGAGAACCTTCAGCGTGTGCTAAGACATTAGTTGGCTTCATTAAAGAAATTGAAAAAGGAGAAATTAAAGGTGGAATTCTTGATGGCAAGTTATTAACTAAAAATGAGATCAGGACTTTTGCAAACTTACCATCTAAAGATATTTTACTTAGTCAAATAGCAGGTCTTCTTGTAGCAAATGTTTCTGGTATAGCTTGTGTATTTGAAAATTTGATTAGAGATATTGCACTACTTACTGAAGAAGTAGCAAAGAAAAATATAGGAGGAAAATAA